A window from Roseburia sp. 499 encodes these proteins:
- a CDS encoding LytR/AlgR family response regulator transcription factor translates to MIKIGICDDEKIVLSVLGTLVEQCLDELEEEGQIATFDCGEKLLEEVESLDVLFLDIEMPGLDGIEIGNRIQKQNLDCKIIMATSRQDRFKEAFKINAFRFVTKPFQKNEVREALEDALQTRVGMEKIEVYRERVAYTFCQNEILYVEAMDSSVEFILKEGVFRKETSLKELETALDDRLFFRVNKQCIVNMRYIDTYKNGVIQIGAVEIRVSVRKKKEFEKAYIMFDVNYR, encoded by the coding sequence ATGATAAAAATTGGGATTTGTGATGATGAAAAGATTGTATTAAGCGTATTGGGAACATTAGTAGAACAATGTCTGGACGAATTAGAAGAAGAGGGACAGATTGCAACCTTTGATTGCGGTGAAAAGCTATTGGAAGAAGTAGAGAGTTTGGATGTCCTATTTCTTGATATCGAGATGCCGGGGTTGGATGGAATTGAAATTGGAAACAGAATTCAAAAGCAGAATTTAGACTGCAAGATTATTATGGCGACAAGCAGACAGGACCGCTTTAAAGAAGCATTTAAGATAAATGCATTTCGCTTTGTGACCAAGCCCTTTCAAAAGAATGAAGTTCGAGAGGCGTTAGAGGATGCGCTCCAGACACGGGTTGGAATGGAAAAGATAGAAGTATATCGGGAACGGGTGGCATATACTTTTTGTCAGAACGAGATTCTGTATGTGGAGGCTATGGACAGTTCTGTTGAATTTATCTTGAAGGAAGGTGTATTTCGCAAGGAAACCTCGCTGAAGGAATTGGAAACAGCATTGGATGACAGGCTGTTTTTTCGGGTAAATAAGCAGTGTATTGTAAATATGAGATATATTGATACATATAAAAACGGAGTCATTCAGATTGGAGCAGTAGAAATAAGGGTTTCCGTAAGAAAGAAAAAGGAATTTGAAAAAGCTTACATTATGTTTGATGTAAACTATAGATAA